Part of the Burkholderia sp. FERM BP-3421 genome, TCTTCCTCCCGCATGACGCCGCCGCATGAATGCGGTGGCGGCGACGACGAACAGGATCAGTGCCCCCTCGACCCCGTTGACCCAATAGCTCGACAGGTTGTTCAGCTGGAAACCGTTGACCAGCATGCCGACGAACAGCACGGCGACCAGCGTGCCCGGGATCGTCGGCACGAAGCGTCGCAAAAACACCGCGCCGAGCAGCACGGCAGCGACGACGGGCAGCAGGTTGTCGCCGGAACCGGGGGCGCTGCCGCTCAGGAGGGCCCCCGAAGCGAGCGCGGCGAAGGCCGCCGCGATGCCGCTCGCCACATAGCTGGCGGCAATCCGGCGCGCAGCCGGGATGCCCGCCGCCGCCGCGGCCGCGCGGTGCGCGCCGACGGCTCGCAGGTGCAGCCCCCACGGCGTGCGGTGCACGGCGACGCCGAGCACCGCGGCCGCGGCGAGCAGCGCGCAACCGATGCGCGGCACGCCGAACGGCCCGTCTTCGAGCAAGGCGCCGAGCAGGGGGCTGGCGGCTTCCACGGCGGTGTTCTGCGTCAACACCAGTTCGAGACCCGCGCACAGGTTCATCGTCGTCAGCGTGGCGAGCAGGGGGAGGATCCGCAGCCGCGTGACGGCCCACGCGTTGAGCGCGCCCACCGCCGCGCCCGCGCCGAAGGTCAGCGCGCAGGCGAGCGCATCGCCGAGCCCCGCGCGCGTCGCGACCGCGAATACGGCCGCGCACCAGCCGAGGTTGGCCGCGATCGACAGGTCGAGCCCGCCGGTGATCGCATCGTCGCCGCCGCCGATCATCACGATGGTCAGGCCGAGCGCCAGTAGCCCGGTCACGGCGCTCTGCTGCA contains:
- a CDS encoding ABC transporter permease, with protein sequence MNAVPDTPLGAPPMPLRARAWLRQGAWLAVALVCAGFALGSPLFLTLANLGNVLQQSAVTGLLALGLTIVMIGGGDDAITGGLDLSIAANLGWCAAVFAVATRAGLGDALACALTFGAGAAVGALNAWAVTRLRILPLLATLTTMNLCAGLELVLTQNTAVEAASPLLGALLEDGPFGVPRIGCALLAAAAVLGVAVHRTPWGLHLRAVGAHRAAAAAAGIPAARRIAASYVASGIAAAFAALASGALLSGSAPGSGDNLLPVVAAVLLGAVFLRRFVPTIPGTLVAVLFVGMLVNGFQLNNLSSYWVNGVEGALILFVVAATAFMRRRHAGGRADG